In the genome of Hyphobacterium sp. CCMP332, one region contains:
- a CDS encoding thiol-disulfide oxidoreductase DCC family protein, whose product MSEKYIILFDGVCNLCNSSVNFIIDRDKKDKFRFAALQSAEGQEELRKIGMDKEYLDSIVLIKKGKLLHKSTAALHISKELTGLWPIISFFLIIPKVLRDFFYDIIAANRYKWFGRQEECRIPSPDLRSKFLNTEAA is encoded by the coding sequence ATGTCTGAAAAGTATATCATATTATTTGATGGTGTTTGCAATCTCTGCAATAGCAGTGTTAACTTTATTATTGACAGGGATAAAAAAGATAAATTCAGATTTGCAGCCTTACAGTCAGCGGAAGGACAGGAAGAGCTAAGAAAAATTGGAATGGATAAAGAATACCTGGACAGTATTGTCCTTATTAAAAAGGGTAAATTGTTGCATAAATCCACAGCCGCATTACATATATCAAAGGAATTGACCGGGTTATGGCCTATAATTTCATTTTTCTTAATCATACCCAAAGTTTTGAGAGATTTTTTTTATGATATTATAGCCGCAAATCGCTATAAATGGTTTGGCAGACAGGAGGAATGCCGAATTCCAAGCCCAGATTTGAGATCAAAGTTTTTAAACACTGAGGCTGCTTAA